A region of Lycium barbarum isolate Lr01 chromosome 3, ASM1917538v2, whole genome shotgun sequence DNA encodes the following proteins:
- the LOC132633398 gene encoding uncharacterized protein LOC132633398 isoform X1, translating to MSTQGQVVTVKDLIEEAKKRIVILLLCVIGLSYIMSLTSSSVFINLPAAALLIVILRYLSLDFDARIKAATYKNKSSSSNSSIQKKQLDGPRTVNEKSDWRKKVDSPIVEDAIDHFTRHIVSEWVTDLWYCRITSDRQATEELVQIMNGVLGEISCRMRSINLIDLLTRDIVSLICTHLELFRSCKMRIEKKHSRSLTIEERDLELKLTLAADDKLHPALFSPEAEHKVLQHLMDGLISFTFNPDDLQCSLFRYIVRELLACVVIRPVLNLANPRFINERIESLVISLKKADKGPMASQTENQSSASESEKVSADPFSGVLDPSAKGVELVQLKKDETNDTMANNAMDNGNGTDLSKDPLLSIDTRSTRSWSSLSSQPNTDDGRGLQRHRSGEEWGEMLDLMSRRKSETLAPENLDNMWTKGRNYKRKEEGNLASDSLEQNSLVGAPKSQEHLKGMFRQKECERENKVNLNRYLKATQPFQYQEEDEQNIDEVESESTSSYTTEDEEPSSVTGLDSPGILVWDAKNRRNVNHVHHPLASNAVHKTRKGKSNKGRIHSKHLNKVPSARKKSRVSSSTEHVWQEIERSSFLLGDGHDILNSKDNENPEVLSDDTDTEMPGRVSSGMNASSSSLSSSVLESHKMGANSIKGSIIADSFLKLTCEVLKLLPFFLHVLSANIVKCGSKTFAVYSLSVTDVNNHSWSIKRRFRHFEELHRRLKEYPEYNLHLPPKHFLSTGLDVQVIRERCKFLNAYLKKLLQLPTVSNCIEVWDFLSVDSQTYSFSNSLSIIETLPVDLDDTVHKVRKEPPPKIVQRTDITSSMGEHYAERKERVLMHHPVVDESRFGKRFVPLAPPKRPTRGTFEDSSSDSDNVQTNKVSIPTMETTLKSAETNSRASHASSESFVDAPVDSSLPVEWVPPNVSAPVLDLVDVIFQLRDGGWIRRKAFWVAKQVLQLGMGDAFDDWLIEKIQRLRRGSVVAAGIRRVEQILWPDGIFITKHPRRQRPTPSASPSANSPHNQPPTPSSSPTIEDIQKLEEMQQKEAERRANLVYELMIEKAPAAVVGLVGHKEYEQCAKDLYYFIQSSVCLKLLVLDLVELILLSAFPELDGVFNTLHKDKRKFGELKID from the exons ATTGTAATATTGCTCCTATGTGTCATTGGACTTTCCTATATCATGTCTC TAACGAGCTCTTCAGTCTTTATCAACTTGCCTGCTGCTGCTCTCCTAATTGTTATCCTTCGCTATCTATCTCTGGACTTTGATGCACGAATAAAAGCTGCTACATATAAAAACAAGTCATCCTCATCAAATAGTAGTATTCAGAAGAAACAGTTAGATGGTCCAAGAACAGTTAATGAGAAGTCTGATTGGAGGAAGAAAGTAGATTCACCTATTGTGGAAGATGCAATAGACCACTTCACCAGACACATAGTCTCTGAGTGGGTGACAGATCTCTGGTACTGCCGTATAACTTCTGATAGACAGGCAACAGAGGAACTTGTGCAGATCATGAATGGCGTGCTAGGGGAAATTTCATGTCGGATGAGATCCATCAATCTTATAGATCTTTTAACAAG GGATATTGTCAGTCTAATATGCACTCATTTGGAACTCTTCCGTTCATGCAAAATGAGGATTGAGAAAAAGCATTCAAGATCCTTGACTATAGAAGAGCGAGATCTGGAACTTAAACTGACACTGGCTGCAGATGACAAGTTACATCCGGCTTTATTTTCTCCAGAAGCTGAACACA AGGTTCTCCAGCATCTCATGGATGGTCTCATTTCATTCACGTTTAACCCAGACGACTTGCAATGCTCTTTATTCCGCTACATTGTGAGGGAGCTTCTTGCTTGCGTTGTGATACGACCAGTACTGAATTTAGCTAACCCTAG GTTCATTAACGAGAGGATTGAATCTCTAGTTATTTCCCTAAAGAAGGCTGATAAAGGACCTATGGCCTCTCAAACAGAAAACCAATCTAGTGCGAGTGAATCTGAAAAGGTATCAGCAGATCCATTTTCTGGGGTGTTGGATCCTTCTGCCAAAGGTGTTGAACTTGTTCAGTTAAAAAAAGACGAAACTAATGATACCATGGCGAATAATGCGATGGACAACGGAAATGGAACAGATTTGTCAAAGGATCCTTTACTTTCCATTGATACACGGTCTACTCGTTCTTGGAGTTCTTTGTCATCACAACCCAACACAGATGATGGGAGAGGTCTCCAGAGACACCGCTCTGGAGAAGAGTGGGGTGAAATGCTAGATTTGATGTCACGTCGAAAGTCTGAAACCCTGGCTCCAGAAAACTTGGACAACATGTGGACAAAAGGAAGAAACTATAAAAGGAAAGAAGAGGGCAATCTAGCATCAGATTCACTCGAACAGAATTCTTTGGTCGGGGCACCTAAATCACAGGAACACTTGAAGGGGATGTTTAGACAGAAAGAGTGTGAGAGAGAAAATAAGGTTAACCTGAACCGTTATTTGAAGGCTACTCAACCTTTTCAATATCAAGAGGAAGATGAGCAAAACATAGATGAAGTCGAATCAGAGAGCACTAGTTCTTACACTACTGAAGATGAGGAACCTAGTAGTGTGACAGGTCTTGATTCTCCTGGTATTTTAGTGTGGGATGCAAAAAATAGAAGGAATGTCAATCACGTTCATCATCCACTTGCAAGTAATGCTGTTCATAAGACCAGAAAGGGAAAATCTAACAAAGGTCGCATTCACTCTAAGCACTTAAATAAAGTACCATCTGCGCGGAAAAAATCCAGAGTGAGTAGCTCAACAGAGCATGTTTGGCAAGAGATTGAAAGATCGAGCTTCTTATTAGGGGATGGACATGATATATTAAACTCTAAAGATAATGAGAACCCAGAAGTTCTGAGTGATGACACTGATACAGAAATGCCTGGTAGAGTTTCAAGTGGCATGAATGCATCATCATCTTCTTTGTCAAGCAGCGTTCTTGAAAGTCACAAAATGGGTGCTAATTCTATTAAAGGTTCTATAATTGCTGATTCCTTTCTGAAGTTAACATGCGAGGTACTGAAGTTATTGCCGTTCTTTTTACAT GTCTTGAGTGCCAATATCGTAAAATGTGGCTCAAAAACTTTTGCTGTTTATTCCTTATCTGTTACAGACGTGAACAATCATAGTTGGTCCATCAAAAGAAG GTTTCGTCATTTTGAGGAGCTACACAGACGACTTAAGGAGTATCCTGAGTACAATCTTCATTTGCCACCCAAACATTTCCTCTCTACAGGTCTGGATGTTCAAGTCATTCGAGAACGATGCAAATTTCTTAACGCATATCTGAAG AAACTGCTGCAGCTCCCAACCGTTTCCAACTGCATTGAGGTTTGGGACTTCCTCAGTGTTGATTCACAG ACATATAGCTTTTCGAATTCGCTTTCCATAATTGAGACATTACCAG TTGACCTGGATGATACAGTACACAAAGTAAGAAAAGAACCTCCGCCCAAGATTGTCCAAAGAACTGATATCACATCCTCCATGGGAGAGCATTATGCTGAAAGAAAGGAGCGAGTCTTGATGCATCATCCTGTGGTGGATGAATCAAGATTTGGGAAAAGATTTGTTCCACTGGCCCCTCCAAAAAGACCCACCCGAGGAACTTTTGAGGATTCAAGTAGTGACTCCGACAATGTACAAACAAATAAAGTTTCAATCCCAACCATGGAAACGACGCTAAAATCAGCTGAAACTAATTCACGTGCCTCACATGCATCATCAGAATCCTTTGTTGATGCTCCTGTTGACTCCTCCCTTCCTGTAGAG TGGGTGCCTCCAAACGTAAGTGCACCCGTTCTAGACCTGGTTGACGTCATTTTTCAGCTCCGAGATGGTGGATGGATCAG GAGAAAGGCATTCTGGGTGGCGAAACAGGTTTTACAATTGGGAATGGGTGATGCATTTGATGACTGGCTGATTGAGAAAATCCAGCGTCTGCGCAGGGGTTCAGTAGTTGCTGCAGGCATCAGACGTGTTGAGCAG ATTCTATGGCCTGATGGAATATTCATAACAAAGCATCCAAGGAGACAACGTCCGACCCCATCTGCTAGTCCATCTGCTAATTCTCCACACAACCAACCTCCTACTCCGTCATCATCACCAACAATAGAGGATATCCAGAAACTGGAGGAGATGCAACAGAAGGAAGCAGAAAGGCGCGCAAACCTTGTATATGAGCTGATGATTG AAAAAGCGCCTGCTGCTGTCGTCGGACTCGTTGGTCACAAGGAATATGAACAATGTGCAAAGGATCTTTATTACTTCATCCAG TCATCTGTGTGTCTGAAGCTTTTAGTCCTTGATCTTGTTGAGCTGATACTGTTGTCCGCTTTCCCGGAGCTGGATGGCGTGTTCAATACATTGCACAAGGATAAGAGGAAGTTTGGGGAGCTCAAAATAGATTAG
- the LOC132633401 gene encoding uncharacterized protein LOC132633401, with translation MDELYNKIEPQMLLKKTIQKTKNFLHKTPHNLKLFLFGGHDKLPKVARHLNPFSGSRRIFGSKRISKSTVQQIDDLYRDYYEQWQQPDHNEISERKIAGKNFRKYQGMAEGDTESQRKISVRFSVKDMERERRKEEEKKGREVLTRSTSKGGLTLLQKMEELEMMEGEDIDHVLDVEEVLQCYSLLSSPVYVDIVDRFFMDMYTEFLIRKPSGSVNSSMRRLGPLKL, from the coding sequence ATGGACGAGTTGTACAACAAGATAGAACCACAAATGCTGCTTAAGAAAACCATCCAGAAGACTAAGAATTTCCTCCACAAAACTCCCCATAATCTCAAGTTGTTTCTCTTTGGAGGTCACGACAAGCTACCTAAAGTTGCTCGTCACCTCAATCCTTTCTCAGGCAGCAGACGAATATTTGGCAGCAAAAGAATCTCAAAGTCTACTGTTCAGCAGATAGATGACTTGTACAGGGACTACTATGAACAATGGCAACAGCCTGATCACAATGAGATTTCAGAGAGAAAGATCGCTGGCAAAAATTTTAGGAAATATCAAGGGATGGCTGAAGGAGATACTGAAAGCCAGAGGAAAATTTCAGTGCGGTTCAGTGTGAAGGACATggaaagagaaaggagaaaggAAGAGGAGAAGAAAGGGCGAGAGGTCTTAACACGAAGCACGAGTAAAGGGGGTCTAACTTTACTGCAGAAGATGGAGGAATTGGAAATGATGGAAGGAGAAGATATCGATCATGTGCTGGATGTGGAAGAAGTGCTCCAATGCTACTCTCTGCTAAGCAGTCCAGTTTATGTTGACATTGTTGACAGATTTTTCATGGACAtgtacaccgagttcttgattcgAAAACCATCAGGCAGTGTCAACAGTTCAATGCGAAGACTTGGTCCTCTCAAGCTGTAG
- the LOC132633399 gene encoding large ribosomal subunit protein eL37x: protein MGKGTGSFGKRRNKTHTLCVRCGRRSFHLQKSRCSACAYPAARKRSYNWSVKAIRRKTTGTGRMRYLRNVPRRFKTNFREGTEAAPRKKAAASA from the exons ATG GGTAAGGGAACAGGAAGTTTCGGTAAGAGAAGGAACAAGACTCACACACTATGTGTGAGATGTGGTCGCCGTAGTTTCCATCTCCAGAAAAGCCGTTGTTCTGCTTGTGCTTATCCTGCTGCCCGTAAAAGATCAT ACAACTGGAGTGTGAAGGCAATCCGCAGAAAGACAACTGGTACTGGACGTATGAGGTACCTCCGCAATGTCCCTCGCAGATTCAAGACCAATTTCAGAGAAG GAACTGAAGCAGCTCCAAGGAAGAAGGCCGCCGCTTCTGCTTGA
- the LOC132633398 gene encoding uncharacterized protein LOC132633398 isoform X2, with product MSTQGQVVTVKDLIEEAKKRIVILLLCVIGLSYIMSLTSSSVFINLPAAALLIVILRYLSLDFDARIKAATYKNKSSSSNSSIQKKQLDGPRTVNEKSDWRKKVDSPIVEDAIDHFTRHIVSEWVTDLWYCRITSDRQATEELVQIMNGVLGEISCRMRSINLIDLLTRDIVSLICTHLELFRSCKMRIEKKHSRSLTIEERDLELKLTLAADDKLHPALFSPEAEHKVLQHLMDGLISFTFNPDDLQCSLFRYIVRELLACVVIRPVLNLANPRFINERIESLVISLKKADKGPMASQTENQSSASESEKVSADPFSGVLDPSAKGVELVQLKKDETNDTMANNAMDNGNGTDLSKDPLLSIDTRSTRSWSSLSSQPNTDDGRGLQRHRSGEEWGEMLDLMSRRKSETLAPENLDNMWTKGRNYKRKEEGNLASDSLEQNSLVGAPKSQEHLKGMFRQKECERENKVNLNRYLKATQPFQYQEEDEQNIDEVESESTSSYTTEDEEPSSVTGLDSPGILVWDAKNRRNVNHVHHPLASNAVHKTRKGKSNKGRIHSKHLNKVPSARKKSRVSSSTEHVWQEIERSSFLLGDGHDILNSKDNENPEVLSDDTDTEMPGRVSSGMNASSSSLSSSVLESHKMGANSIKGSIIADSFLKLTCEVLSANIVKCGSKTFAVYSLSVTDVNNHSWSIKRRFRHFEELHRRLKEYPEYNLHLPPKHFLSTGLDVQVIRERCKFLNAYLKKLLQLPTVSNCIEVWDFLSVDSQTYSFSNSLSIIETLPVDLDDTVHKVRKEPPPKIVQRTDITSSMGEHYAERKERVLMHHPVVDESRFGKRFVPLAPPKRPTRGTFEDSSSDSDNVQTNKVSIPTMETTLKSAETNSRASHASSESFVDAPVDSSLPVEWVPPNVSAPVLDLVDVIFQLRDGGWIRRKAFWVAKQVLQLGMGDAFDDWLIEKIQRLRRGSVVAAGIRRVEQILWPDGIFITKHPRRQRPTPSASPSANSPHNQPPTPSSSPTIEDIQKLEEMQQKEAERRANLVYELMIEKAPAAVVGLVGHKEYEQCAKDLYYFIQSSVCLKLLVLDLVELILLSAFPELDGVFNTLHKDKRKFGELKID from the exons ATTGTAATATTGCTCCTATGTGTCATTGGACTTTCCTATATCATGTCTC TAACGAGCTCTTCAGTCTTTATCAACTTGCCTGCTGCTGCTCTCCTAATTGTTATCCTTCGCTATCTATCTCTGGACTTTGATGCACGAATAAAAGCTGCTACATATAAAAACAAGTCATCCTCATCAAATAGTAGTATTCAGAAGAAACAGTTAGATGGTCCAAGAACAGTTAATGAGAAGTCTGATTGGAGGAAGAAAGTAGATTCACCTATTGTGGAAGATGCAATAGACCACTTCACCAGACACATAGTCTCTGAGTGGGTGACAGATCTCTGGTACTGCCGTATAACTTCTGATAGACAGGCAACAGAGGAACTTGTGCAGATCATGAATGGCGTGCTAGGGGAAATTTCATGTCGGATGAGATCCATCAATCTTATAGATCTTTTAACAAG GGATATTGTCAGTCTAATATGCACTCATTTGGAACTCTTCCGTTCATGCAAAATGAGGATTGAGAAAAAGCATTCAAGATCCTTGACTATAGAAGAGCGAGATCTGGAACTTAAACTGACACTGGCTGCAGATGACAAGTTACATCCGGCTTTATTTTCTCCAGAAGCTGAACACA AGGTTCTCCAGCATCTCATGGATGGTCTCATTTCATTCACGTTTAACCCAGACGACTTGCAATGCTCTTTATTCCGCTACATTGTGAGGGAGCTTCTTGCTTGCGTTGTGATACGACCAGTACTGAATTTAGCTAACCCTAG GTTCATTAACGAGAGGATTGAATCTCTAGTTATTTCCCTAAAGAAGGCTGATAAAGGACCTATGGCCTCTCAAACAGAAAACCAATCTAGTGCGAGTGAATCTGAAAAGGTATCAGCAGATCCATTTTCTGGGGTGTTGGATCCTTCTGCCAAAGGTGTTGAACTTGTTCAGTTAAAAAAAGACGAAACTAATGATACCATGGCGAATAATGCGATGGACAACGGAAATGGAACAGATTTGTCAAAGGATCCTTTACTTTCCATTGATACACGGTCTACTCGTTCTTGGAGTTCTTTGTCATCACAACCCAACACAGATGATGGGAGAGGTCTCCAGAGACACCGCTCTGGAGAAGAGTGGGGTGAAATGCTAGATTTGATGTCACGTCGAAAGTCTGAAACCCTGGCTCCAGAAAACTTGGACAACATGTGGACAAAAGGAAGAAACTATAAAAGGAAAGAAGAGGGCAATCTAGCATCAGATTCACTCGAACAGAATTCTTTGGTCGGGGCACCTAAATCACAGGAACACTTGAAGGGGATGTTTAGACAGAAAGAGTGTGAGAGAGAAAATAAGGTTAACCTGAACCGTTATTTGAAGGCTACTCAACCTTTTCAATATCAAGAGGAAGATGAGCAAAACATAGATGAAGTCGAATCAGAGAGCACTAGTTCTTACACTACTGAAGATGAGGAACCTAGTAGTGTGACAGGTCTTGATTCTCCTGGTATTTTAGTGTGGGATGCAAAAAATAGAAGGAATGTCAATCACGTTCATCATCCACTTGCAAGTAATGCTGTTCATAAGACCAGAAAGGGAAAATCTAACAAAGGTCGCATTCACTCTAAGCACTTAAATAAAGTACCATCTGCGCGGAAAAAATCCAGAGTGAGTAGCTCAACAGAGCATGTTTGGCAAGAGATTGAAAGATCGAGCTTCTTATTAGGGGATGGACATGATATATTAAACTCTAAAGATAATGAGAACCCAGAAGTTCTGAGTGATGACACTGATACAGAAATGCCTGGTAGAGTTTCAAGTGGCATGAATGCATCATCATCTTCTTTGTCAAGCAGCGTTCTTGAAAGTCACAAAATGGGTGCTAATTCTATTAAAGGTTCTATAATTGCTGATTCCTTTCTGAAGTTAACATGCGAG GTCTTGAGTGCCAATATCGTAAAATGTGGCTCAAAAACTTTTGCTGTTTATTCCTTATCTGTTACAGACGTGAACAATCATAGTTGGTCCATCAAAAGAAG GTTTCGTCATTTTGAGGAGCTACACAGACGACTTAAGGAGTATCCTGAGTACAATCTTCATTTGCCACCCAAACATTTCCTCTCTACAGGTCTGGATGTTCAAGTCATTCGAGAACGATGCAAATTTCTTAACGCATATCTGAAG AAACTGCTGCAGCTCCCAACCGTTTCCAACTGCATTGAGGTTTGGGACTTCCTCAGTGTTGATTCACAG ACATATAGCTTTTCGAATTCGCTTTCCATAATTGAGACATTACCAG TTGACCTGGATGATACAGTACACAAAGTAAGAAAAGAACCTCCGCCCAAGATTGTCCAAAGAACTGATATCACATCCTCCATGGGAGAGCATTATGCTGAAAGAAAGGAGCGAGTCTTGATGCATCATCCTGTGGTGGATGAATCAAGATTTGGGAAAAGATTTGTTCCACTGGCCCCTCCAAAAAGACCCACCCGAGGAACTTTTGAGGATTCAAGTAGTGACTCCGACAATGTACAAACAAATAAAGTTTCAATCCCAACCATGGAAACGACGCTAAAATCAGCTGAAACTAATTCACGTGCCTCACATGCATCATCAGAATCCTTTGTTGATGCTCCTGTTGACTCCTCCCTTCCTGTAGAG TGGGTGCCTCCAAACGTAAGTGCACCCGTTCTAGACCTGGTTGACGTCATTTTTCAGCTCCGAGATGGTGGATGGATCAG GAGAAAGGCATTCTGGGTGGCGAAACAGGTTTTACAATTGGGAATGGGTGATGCATTTGATGACTGGCTGATTGAGAAAATCCAGCGTCTGCGCAGGGGTTCAGTAGTTGCTGCAGGCATCAGACGTGTTGAGCAG ATTCTATGGCCTGATGGAATATTCATAACAAAGCATCCAAGGAGACAACGTCCGACCCCATCTGCTAGTCCATCTGCTAATTCTCCACACAACCAACCTCCTACTCCGTCATCATCACCAACAATAGAGGATATCCAGAAACTGGAGGAGATGCAACAGAAGGAAGCAGAAAGGCGCGCAAACCTTGTATATGAGCTGATGATTG AAAAAGCGCCTGCTGCTGTCGTCGGACTCGTTGGTCACAAGGAATATGAACAATGTGCAAAGGATCTTTATTACTTCATCCAG TCATCTGTGTGTCTGAAGCTTTTAGTCCTTGATCTTGTTGAGCTGATACTGTTGTCCGCTTTCCCGGAGCTGGATGGCGTGTTCAATACATTGCACAAGGATAAGAGGAAGTTTGGGGAGCTCAAAATAGATTAG
- the LOC132633400 gene encoding putative Peroxidase 48, with amino-acid sequence MDFTRKLSCLVFLLCVLISLQNQDVDINKQFSSHIDKYCSLSVIDNDNVDDDSNSIFDYSFPPLPMFATTSVERRKLQQQTRSLGSLKYDYYYETCPEAERIIRSSVRDLFKKRPQIAPALLRLVFHDCFVEGCDASVLLDSVEGMQSEKESPPNESLKGFDVIDIVKSELEEACPGVVSCADAVVLAARESVILAGGPFYPLKTGRRDSVASFAEVATFELPSPQDDLSKIIESFSSKGFDEREAVSLLGAHSTGKIHCKFFVNRLYNFGGTNSSDPSMDSEFLSLLRSKCNTNQATNLMSPASKSLSPSQLISASPSPSSFIVQLSSVPVEEPAMKMDYEGPGESFGTLYYRSLLQGRGILYVDQQLTAGEETKTWVQAYASDVSLFHKDFGLTMMKLSNLGVLTAPMGQVRKDCRKVS; translated from the exons ATGGATTTTACACGGAAATTGAGCTGTCTTGTGTTTCTGTTATGTGTTCTCATTTCTTTACAGAACCAAGACGTTGATATCAATAAGCAATTCTCTTCACACATTGACAAATATTGCTCTCTATCTGTTAttgataatgataatgttgatgatgattCTAACTCGATTTTCGATTACTCGTTTCCACCTCTTCCAATGTTTGCTACGACTTCTGTAGAGAGAAGGAAGCTCCAACAACAAACTCGCTCACTTGGTTCTCTCAAATACGATTACTACTATGAAACTTGTCCTGAAGCTGAGCGAATCATCAGATCAAGTGTTAGAGATCTTTTTAAAAAGCGACCACAGATTGCTCCTGCATTGTTGAGGCTTGTTTTCCATGACTGCTTTGTTGAG GGATGTGATGCCTCAGTTTTACTGGACTCTGTTGAGGGAATGCAGAGCGAGAAAGAATCTCCGCCCAACGAGTCATTGAAGGGCTTTGACGTTATAGATATCGTTAAATCAGAGCTTGAAGAAGCTTGTCCAGGAGTTGTTTCCTGTGCTGATGCTGTTGTTTTGGCTGCTAGAGAAAGTGTTATTTTG GCTGGTGGCCCTTTCTACCCACTGAAAACAGGAAGGAGAGACAGTGTAGCTTCATTCGCAGAAGTTGCAACATTTGAGCTTCCTAGTCCTCAGGATGATCTTTCCAAGATCATTGAATCATTCTCATCCAAAGGTTTCGATGAAAGGGAGGCAGTAAGCCTCTTAG GGGCTCACAGCACTGGAAAGATCCATTGCAAATTCTTCGTCAACAGGCTCTACAACTTCGGCGGGACTAATAGCTCTGACCCTTCTATGGACTCGGAATTTTTGAGTCTCTTGAGGTCAAAATGCAACACCAATCAGGCTACTAATTTGATGTCACCAGCATCAAAATCACTATCCCCGTCCCAACTAATTTCAGCATCACCTTCACCTTCATCTTTTATCGTTCAATTGTCATCTGTCCCGGTGGAGGAGCCAGCAATGAAGATGGACTATGAAGGACCTGGAGAAAGTTTTGGTACACTATATTACCGCAGTCTTCTACAAGGCAGGGGAATACTCTATGTAGATCAACAGCTTACGGCAGGGGAAGAAACTAAAACCTGGGTTCAAGCTTATGCTTCAGATGTGTCTTTGTTTCACAAAGATTTTGGTTTGACAATGATGAAGCTTTCTAACTTGGGAGTCCTGACTGCACCAATGGGACAGGTTCGCAAAGATTGCCGGAAAGTTTCCTGA